Within Anguilla anguilla isolate fAngAng1 chromosome 11, fAngAng1.pri, whole genome shotgun sequence, the genomic segment agggggaggtgccaggcgtcctgaggtagtggaatggaggggtctggctggcatgtagggtttgaatatcttctggaggtatgctggggctgatcccttgactgcctggtatgctaggaccaatgttttaaatttgatgcaaattatgtattttgtttgaatgacttaaaacacattgtaactcatttatttcactgtgggtGTGAAATTTACAgtcaaaaaattacatttaaaatttgttgcattttctttccattttttggaTATAAGACTAAtcttatatattttctgttttccactgaaacccatttttcatcctacatttctttaaacatttctttacatttatttcaccatggctGTTAATTTCAAGTGAATTCCCATTCATCAGACtcaaaatgtgacatttaaattgcttttttttaaaaaagttttccactaaaacacatttttcatcatgttTTAATTCAACGTCTTTGTTATATAAACATGATGCCCTATCCACCAGAATcaaaaaattgcatttgaaaaattcttgctttcttttcttcattttttggacATCAGTCTTATCTGTTTTGAAGCATTCCACTGAAACACCTTTTTCATAAATTTCTTCAAGGACATTTCTATGAATTTATCTCACCATAGTTGACATGAACATTATGTCTTATCTATATAAGGACACAGCcataaacttgcctcaacccttagacttaccgttttcctaaccctaaccctagtttgagcccttaaccctaattgaagccatagatATCTTTGaaatcttcagaaaacccatttaaaattgatgaaaaacaaggtaaatatgaattaaataaaacaaaaggagaacagtatgtttgaggtcatttaaaaacatttttaataaaggtTTTCCCTGaagaaaacatgcatgttttgcaaatttttcaatggccatatGTACACGTTagtatagaaaatatttggcacattaaaaatcattaagaaactCATCTACTCAACGTTCTTCAAGCGGCTGAACACAGTTGTGAACTCGCCttaaccctcagacttatcgttttcctaaccctaaccctagtttgagcccttaaccctaattgaagccatagatATCTTTGaaatcttcagaaaacccatttaaaattgatgaaaaacaaggtaaatatgaattaaataaaacaaaaggaaaacaatatggttgaggtcattgaaaaacattttaataaaggttTTCCCTggaaaaaacatgcatgttttgcaaatttttcaatggccataggtactcATGCTagtatagaaaatatttggctcagtcaaaatcattaagaaactCATCTACtcaccgttcttcaagctgctgaacacagttgTGAACTCGCCttaaccctcagacttatcgttttcctaaccctaaccctagtttgagcccttaactctaattgaagccatagatATCTTTGaaatcttcagaaaacccatttaaaatggatgaaaaacaaggtaaatatgaattaaataaaacaaaaggaaaacaatatggttgaggtcattgaaaaacattttaataaaggttTTCCCTGGATAAAACAGGCATTTATTGCaaatttttcaatggccataggtacacatgctagtatagaaaatatttggctcagtcaaaatcattaagaaactCATCTACtcaccgttcttcaagctgctgaacacagttgTGAACTCGCCttaaccctcagacttaccgttttcctaaccctaaccctagtttgagcccttaaccctaattgaagccatagatATCTTTGaaatcttcagaaaacccatttaaaatggatgaaaaacaaggtaaatatgaattaaataaaacaaaaggaaaacaatatggttgaggtcattgaaaaacattttaataaaggttTTCCCTggaaaaaacaggcatttattgcaaatttttcaatggccataggtacacatgctagtatagaaaatatttggctcagtcaaaatcattaagaaactCATCTACtcaccgttcttcaagctgctgaacacagttgTGAACTCACCttaaccctcagacttaccgttttcctaaccctaaccctagtttgagcccttaactctaattgaagccatagatATCTTTGaaatcttcagaaaacccatttaaaatggatgaaaaacaaggtaaatatgaattaaatgaaacaaaaggagAACAGTATGTTTgcggtcatttaaaaacatttttaataaaggtTTTCCCTGaagaaaacatgcatgttttgcaaatttttcaatggccatatGTACACATGTTagtatagaaaatatttggctcattaaaaatcatttagaAACACATCTACTCAATGTTcgtcaagctgctgaacacagttgTGAACTCGCCTTAACCCTCAGAcataccgttttcctaaccctaaccctagtttgagcccttaACCCAAATTGAAGCCATAGATATCTTTGaaatcttcagaaaacccatttaaaattgatgaaaaacaaggtaaatatgaattaaataaaacaaaaggaaaacaatatggTTGAGGTCattgataaacattttaataaaggttTTCCCTggaaaaaacaggcatttattgcaaatttttcaatggccataggtacacatgctggtatagaaaatatttggctcagtcaaaatcattaagaaactCATCTACtcaccgttcttcaagctgctgaacacagccgtgaactcccctcaaccctcagacttaccgttttcctaaccctaaccctagtttgagcccttaactctaattgaagccatagatATCTTTGaaatcttcagaaaacccatttaaaatggatgaaaaacaaggtaaatatgaattaaatgaaacaaaaggagAACAGTATGTTTgcggtcatttaaaaacatttttaataaaggtTTTCCCTGAAGAAATCATGCATGTTTTGCaaatttttcaatggccatatGTACACATGTTagtatagaaaatatttggctcattaaaaatcatttagaAACACATCTACTCAATGTTcgtcaagctgctgaacacagttgTGAACTCGCCTTAACCCTCAGAcataccgttttcctaaccctaaccctagtttgagcccttaACCCAAATTGAAGCCATAGATATCTTTGaaatcttcagaaaacccatttaaaattgatgaaaaacaaggtaaatatgaattaaataaaacaaaaggaaaacaatatggTTGAGGTCattgataaacattttaataaaggttTTCCCTggaaaaaacaggcatttattgcaaatttttcaatggccataggtacacatgctggtatagaaaatatttggctcagtcaaaatcattaagaaactCATCTACtcaccgttcttcaagctgctgaacacagccgtgaactcccctcaaccctcagacttaccgttttcctaaccctaaccctagtttgagcccttaACCCGAATTGAAGCCATAGATATCTTTGaaatcttcagaaaacccatttaaaatggatgaaaaacaaggtaaatatgaattaaatgaaacaaaaggagaacagtatgtttgaggtcatttaaaaacatttttaataaaggtTTTCCCTGaagaaaacatgcatgttttgcaaatttttcaatggccatatGTACACATGTTagtatagaaaatatttggcacattaaaaatcatttagaAACTCATCTACTCAACGTTcgtcaagctgctgaacacagttgTGAACTCGCCTTAACCCTCAGAcataccgttttcctaaccctaaccctagtttgagcccttaACCCAAATTGAAGCCATAGATATCTTTGaaatcttcagaaaacccattcaaaattgatgaaaaacaaggtaaatatgaattaaataaaacaaaaggaaaacaatatggttgaggtcattgaaaaacattttaataaaggttTTCCCtggaaaaaacatgcatttattgcaaatttttcaatggccataggtacacatgctagtattgaaaatatttggctcagtcaaaatcattaagaaactCATCTACtcaccgttcttcaagctgctgaacacagccgtgaactcccctcaaccctcagacttactgttttcctaaccctaaccctagtttgagcccttaACCCGAATTGAAGCCATAGATATCTTTGaaatcttcagaaaacccatttaaaatggatgaaaaacaatgtaaatatgaattaaataaaacaaaaggagaacagtatgtttgaggtcatttaaaaacatttttaataaaggtTTTCCCTGaagaaaacatgcatgttttgcaaatttttcaatggccatatGTACACGTTggtatagaaaatatttgggtcattaaaaatcatttagaAACTCATCTACTCaacgttcttcaagctgctgaacacagttgTGAACTCGCCTTAACCCTCAGAcataccgttttcctaaccctaaccctagtttgagcccttaaccctaattgaagccatagatATCTTTGaaatcttcagaaaacccatttaaaattgatgaaaaacaaggtaaatatgaattaaataaaacaaaaggaaaacaatatggttgaggtcattgaaaaacattttaataaagattttccctggaaaaaaacaggcatttattgcaaatttttcaatggccataggtacacatgctagtatagaaaatatttggctcaagtcaaaatcattaagaaactCATCTACtcaccgttcttcaagctgctgaacacagccgtgaactcccctcaaccctcagacttaccgttttcctaaccctaacccaagtttgagcccttaaccctaattgagaTATCTAGATAGATATCTTTGaaatcttcagaaaacccattcaaaattgatgaaaaacaagttaaatatcatgaataataaaaatgctaaatatgtttgaggtcatttaaaaaaaatgtcttatgtatttttctcaattttaggatggtttaaaaaactttttctcttttgtgaaaatgttattttttgtttacagcAAAACTCAGTTTCAAAGAAGTAGTTTAGTGAACCATTAATGAAGAACTGAgataaaatggttttaaatatCCCACAACACCCAGTTTGCCCATTGCTACTTTTTGCCAATTGAAGATGTTGACAAAGCCAAGTGAGTCACAATCCTTTATGGGATGGAGCGTTTTTATGAACATATTCATGGATCAGGGTCAAAAGTAAAAACATCAAGTCAATGgctttttgaaatattgcaATGTAAGGTGAATACCTCATGAAGATTGTTTCTTCTTACAATATTACCGTTTCCGAATACAGTTGACAAATCCCAACACTGTAACAGCGTCAATGTTTCAGTTAAATATTAGAGAATAATTATCTATCGTATACCTGCCCTTACAATGTTTtctgcaataaaaatgcaaagagaTAATACAAACCACATTAAATGATGAATAAATATAGACGGTGCTTGATACAGATCTGGTCGATATCAAGGCTTTTATCATCAAGATGGGAGAAttcctttttgaaaaacagTGCGCAGTTtttcgttttaaaaaaaaagaaagaaagagaaaaacagttcTTGAGGCCCACATGGTCCTGGGCTCGTTATGTGGgtaaacgcacgcacacacacagacctataCCTTAGAGGACAGGTAAAGTGTGAGTCTACCAGCGTACGGTCAGTTCAGCTGGCTCGGTAAACAAGTCCCAGGTTCTTCCTcacactcctcttcctctttaaaTTTTGGAAAGACCCTTCTTTCACTTCTTCCTGCGCACCACCGTCCAACCGTCCTCATCCTGGCCTGCActgggtggggaaggggggtccTGCTCATTGGGCAGCTTGGCTGAGGACTTCGTCTCTGTTGCTTCTCCACAGTCCATAGCCTGCCAATTCCAATGCAAGAGTTCTAAGTTATGGTAAATGGtacaaagcgctttacaattgatgcctcgcattcacccattcacacacacacactcacacaccaacagtgaaaggctgccatgcaaggtaccaatcagctcgttgggagcaattaggggttaggtgtcttgctcagggacacttcgccatgcccagggcgggggatcgaaccggcaaccctccgactgccagacaaccgcacttacctcctgagctatgtcgccccagagTTAGATTGAAGTATCCACCGTCAGTTAACTACAGCAGTTTAGTTTTCAAAAAAACTAATCAATTGTATTTGTGTGGCTCTTTTTACTgccacaaagatgctttacagagtggCGGAAAAGGGCAAAAATGGAGCAAGAGCAAAAACAGACCAAGAACCCCCCAAACAGCAAGCATGtgaggcaaaaaaacaaaaccaacaaaaaaaaaccccagtagCATTTATACATAATCCTGTATGTGTTTTCAGTTcataaaaccattaaaatgtttattttaatgtacctctgcaccctcctcctcctcctcctcctcactctcttcctcaTTGGCGGGGGTTTGCACTGGTGTTGCCTTGGCCCTCCCAGTAGCCTTCTTCTGTGACAGCTTGGCgatctgacctttgacctctgacaaCTTCCCTTGTTCACACTGCTTGAAGAACTGACTCACTTGCAATGCCACCTGGTAAAGAATGGATGCATTTGCGCAAAGGTGAGATGAATGTACCAAAAACAAGATCATATGGGCAACACCATGGTAACTGATGTTACAAAGGCAGGGTATTTGCATGGTGAAGTCCAATAGAGCTACATATAACAGAGACTGACAGGATTATTTCCAtctgatggtaaaaaaaaaagcatatatcAGTCATTATTATGTAGCTgtacattatatttacattgtatccatttacacagctggatatataccgaagcaatgcaggttaagtactttgctcatgggtacaacggcagtgtttaacctgggaattgaacctgtgacctttaggttacaagaccagctccttacccattactcTTAAATAAGCTGTGCAGATAAATGTGTAGTTTCACGTAACAGAAAACTGAagcaaatgcattaaaaaaactacaagTGACGGGCAGTGTACTGTATAAAATCCAGGCACATTTTATACAAGTGAAGAGATAAAAATTCACCTGAGGCAAACTGCCATCATCAACCACCGTGTCAAACTCATTGTTCATCAAGTCCGCTAGGAAATCCTCCACTTCATACTGCTCCAAGTTATCTAGAAAAAACGACAAAACACCCCCATTACCACTGACATCCCACCAATTTCCAAGCTGGAAACAGAGCAAACCTATTTGTCACACCACTCTACCCGACCAAGAACCATGGTGGTAATTTCAGACATGAGTCAACTATTGCCAACAAGAAATGTCTTTGTAGAGCAAAAGTCAAAACAAACCCATTCATAGACAGTAATGATCCTCCCCCTCAGTGTTTCATGCATTACTGTTTCATTATGTTCAATTTCTGTAGCTTAATGCTGTACTTTTCTTTATGTAATGGAAGTGGATACTTGTGCTTATACTTTGTATTGCTAGCTCTTGGCCAGGTTTCCCTTGTACAAAAGGGGTTAATGTTAATGGGTCTTACTTAGTAAAACGTAAAAAGTATCTCggggtaggagtgtgtgagctgtttgAAATGCCACCTTCCACTGCCAGACGGTACAGTCGGAGGAACATTCCCCTCACAACGGtcaaaatccaaaatccaaCAAAATATAGAGTTTTAGAGTAGCTCATACAAACTAGCTAAGGGAGTCACAGTAGTCAAGGTGATGGACCCAAAGGTGCGAAAAGAATACTAGGCTGATTTGTCAGTTAGCCCAGCTTGAGAAGCTAGCCTAGCCTTGTGCTGATTCATGATTACTGGGAGAaagttttatttacataatGAGTTAATATAATCTAAGGTTCCTCGGCGTTCATATTACAGGCCTACGTTTTGAGACAGTGAAGCAAGGGCGGCGCAATATGAACACTTTTAATAGCCAAGTTCTTAAAAACACCTGAATTTTAACGGAAACATGTATTCCGAAGGCAATGTTTTGTGACAAAATATGAACGTAGCTAATAACTAGTAACATATGTTCAACCCTCCAGCACTATCACAAACAACAGTACTAAATGATCAGATACGGATGTAGCCTAgtgaattaataatgaaaacaggCATACTTACTATTTTCACGGAAGTACTGCTGTACAACATCAACCATCCAGTTTGCTTTTTGCTGGCTGTGAACTCCACCGAATCCATTATCCACTGCGATCTGCAGCGAGAGAGAAGAAATGTCAGATTGCTTCGCCTAATAATCTGCTTGATGTCAGGGCTGTCGTTTTGCCTTAAGCAGCTACAATTAGATATCTACTGTACAATTGTTGCATGGCGTGTGCACATTTAAGCCTTTCATTAGACTACTTGTACAAACAATTCACTACAATTCTGTTTGTTTGGAAAGGTCCATACACGcattatttacaaaatggtAAGGTTAGTTATAGTTAATAGCCTACTGCAAAAAATGGACCGGCAGCT encodes:
- the tsr2 gene encoding pre-rRNA-processing protein TSR2 homolog encodes the protein MDAPLTARELFTEAVRAVLETWPVLQIAVDNGFGGVHSQQKANWMVDVVQQYFRENNNLEQYEVEDFLADLMNNEFDTVVDDGSLPQVALQVSQFFKQCEQGKLSEVKGQIAKLSQKKATGRAKATPVQTPANEEESEEEEEEEGAEAMDCGEATETKSSAKLPNEQDPPSPPSAGQDEDGWTVVRRKK